In Streptomyces ambofaciens ATCC 23877, a single genomic region encodes these proteins:
- a CDS encoding VOC family protein yields the protein MKHTAPEGYTSVAPWVVTDDTGALLDFVTAAFDGEELARVTVEDGTVGHGEIRVGDTVVLAFDRRPDWPVMPSLLRIYVPDADAAMAAAVAHGAQVVTDVVDSAWGDRGGRVRDPFGNIWWVVSHVEDVAADLAWQRLSQPRYAQAMRVAQETLDAALSGRERGTASAPLRPSH from the coding sequence ATGAAGCACACCGCACCCGAGGGCTACACCAGCGTCGCGCCGTGGGTGGTCACCGATGACACGGGCGCACTGCTCGACTTCGTCACCGCGGCCTTCGACGGTGAGGAGCTCGCCCGGGTGACCGTCGAGGACGGCACCGTCGGACACGGCGAGATCCGGGTCGGTGACACGGTGGTGCTGGCCTTCGACCGACGCCCCGACTGGCCGGTGATGCCCTCGCTGCTGAGGATCTACGTGCCGGACGCCGACGCCGCGATGGCCGCCGCCGTCGCGCACGGCGCGCAGGTGGTCACCGACGTGGTCGACAGCGCGTGGGGAGATCGAGGGGGCAGGGTCCGGGACCCGTTCGGCAACATCTGGTGGGTGGTGAGCCACGTCGAGGACGTCGCCGCCGACCTGGCCTGGCAGCGTCTGTCGCAGCCGCGATACGCGCAGGCGATGCGCGTCGCCCAGGAGACCCTGGACGCCGCGCTGAGCGGCCGGGAGCGTGGCACGGCCAGCGCCCCGCTGCGCCCGTCCCACTGA